TGTATTTATTTCTAGATCGTGGAGTTACTAATTCATTGGACAATAACATTCCTTTTTTTGCTGAACCTGGAAAAATGAATATTGAAACTTCATTAGATTTTTTCACTTCAGATGCCAAAATTACTGGTTCAAAAAATCAAGAACTTTATGAAGAATATAAAAAAGTTGTCTCTCGTTATGTTGACAGAGATTTAGATTTAATCACTAAGAGATTTGAAGCTTACAAAAGAAAAGACAATGCTGAAATAGCTAAAATTCAAGAAGAGCAAGATGCATTAAAGAAAAGAAAGTACTTGTATTCGGTTAATTTTGCTAAAAATAATCCTGATGCTGAAATTTCACCTTATATAGCATTAGCAGAGATTTCAGATATTAAATTTAAATATCTTGATACCATCAAAAAATATATGTCACCAAGAGTTTCTAAAACGTTATACGGTAAAAAATTTATGGAATATTACGCTGAGCGTCAAAAAATAGAGAAATAATAATAGTTTCATTTTTTTACCTTTTTAAATAACTTACATTTGTTTTTCATCATAGACAATGAAAGACATTCTACTCATAACGCCACCTTTTACACAACTTAATACGCCATATCCAGCAACGGCTTATTTAAAAGGTTTTCTAAATACTAAATCTATTGATTCATTTCAAATGGATTTAGGAATTGAGGTTATATTAGAATTATTTTCGAGAAATGGATTAGAAAATTTATTTAAAACCTCAAATTTTAGGTTCGATTCAAGCTCTGAAAACTCCCAAAGAATTTTTTCTTTGCATGAAGATTATATCAATACAATTGATGCTTCCATTGCATTTCTTCAAGGAAAAACACCATCATTGGCAAGACAAATTTGCAGCAGAAATTTTCTTCCTGAAGCTTCAAGATTTGACCAATTAGACGATATGGAATGGGCATTTGGCTCTATGGGAATGCAAGACAAAGCCAAACATTTTACAACGTTGTATATTGAAGATTTATCCGATTTTATAGTTGAAAATGTTGATGAAAATTTTGGATTTAGTCGTTATGCGGAGCGTTTAGGTAGAAGCGCCAATTCTTTTGATGAATTGTATGCTAAACTTACTGCCAAACCTACTTTCATAGACCATATTACTTTAAAGATATTAAAGAATAGGGTAGAAGATATCCAACCTAAATTAGTGTTGATTTCAGTTCCTTTTCCAGGTAATTTATACAGTGCTTTTCGCAGCGCAAAATGGATTAAAGAAAATTATCCTGAGATAAAAATTGCAATGGGCGGAGGTTTTCCAAATACCGAATTAAGAGATTTGAAAGATGAAAGAGTTTTCGATTTTTTTGATTTCATTACATTAGATGATGGCGAACTTCCTGTAGAGTTATTATTTGAAAATGTTAATAATTTAAGTTTAAATGAATTTAAAAGAACATTTTTGTTGGAAGACAACCTAGTAATTTATAAAAATAATTCTCAAAGAAAAGACTATAAACAAAGCGAAGTTGGAACGCCTGATTATTCAGATTTGTTATTGGATAAATATATTTCAGTAATTGAAATTGCAAATCCAATGCACAGTCTTTGGAGTGATGGACGATGGAACAAACTCACCATGGCGCATGGATGTTATTGGGGAAAATGTACGTTTTGTGATATTTCGTTAGATTATATAAAATTATATGAACCGATTGCTGCCAAAATTTTGGTGGATAGAATGGAAGAATTAATTTTTCAAACTGGAGAAAATGGATTTCATTTTGTGGACGAAGCTGCGCCACCAGCTTTAATGCGAGAAGTTGCATTAGAAATTTTGCGTCGAAAATTAATAGTTACTTGGTGGACAAATATTCGTTTTGAAAAAAGTTTCACTCGCGATTTATGTATTTTACTAAAAGAATCCGGTTGTATAGCCGTTTCTGGCGGATTGGAAGTTGCTTCGGATAGATTATTAGAATTAATAAAAAAAGGAGTAACCGTTGAACAAGTTGCACAAGTTACAAGAAACTTTACCGAAAGCGGCATCATGGTTCATGCTTACTTGATGTATGGTTATCCGACGCAAACCGTTCAGGAAACTATAGATAGTTTAGAAATGGTGCGACAGATGTTTGAAGTTGGTGTTTTGCAAAGTGGTTTTTGGCATCAATTTGCAATGACAGCTCATAGTCCAGTTGGTATGTTTCCAGAAGAATTTGGAGTTATTCCACAAGTCAATGAAATAACTTTTGCTCACAATGACATTGATTTCAAAGATAAAACAGGTATAAATCACGATAAGTTTTCTTTTGGATTAAAGAAATCACTCTTTAATTATATGCATGGAATTTGTTTTGAATATGATTTACAAGATTGGTTTGATTTTAAAATTCCAAGAACGAAAATAGAAGCTGATTTCATTGTTTCGTGTCTTGAAAAAGAAGATAGTTTGGCTGTTAAACCTACTGCAAAGATTTTATGGATTGGAGGAAAACCAATTTTAGAGCATTTTATTAAATCCAAAAAAGGAAATTCTTGGGAAATGGCCAAAATGATTTTTCACGATAAGACGGAAGTAATTGAAATTGTTTTGGAAAAAGATAGAGCGTTTTGGTTGATGAACACTCTAGAAAAAATCTCTATCAACAATTCTTCTATGCTGACTTTTTCACAATTGAAACAAGATTTCGAACAAGATTTTGACGATTTTGAATTGTTTTGGTTTTCAAAACCGATTCAAAAATTAAGTGAAAAGAATTTATTGGTTTTCTAATTCTTCTTTGTTTTCTTTTTTATTCTTTTTCTTTTTATCATTATTGCCTTTTTGTTTTTCTTTTAGCTTAGCAAATGTTTCTTTTTGTTTAGCATTCAATAAACCTTCAATTTGAGAATCCATTTTGTCATAAGAAGTTTTCAACTTATCCATTTTATCAGAATCTGCAATATCCAAGGTTAAAATATATTCTTTTTCTTTTAAATTTTCTTCAAGGAATGTTTTAACAGCTGCTTCCTGAAAGGTATCAAGATTTAGTTCTTTTTTTAAATAATCTAATGGAACTTGAATTGGATCAACTTTCTCTTGTCTTTTTCCAGTACTCATATTAGGTGTTCTTCCAATTCTTCTGTCCATTTGTGAAAAGGAAAACATTGATAGTGATAAAAATAAAATTAAAAGTATTTTTTTCATAACATTAGTTATTTTCAGGTTCGCCATATAAGTCAAATTCTGTAGCGTCAGTAATTTTAATATTAGTAAAATCACCAGTTTTTAAATAAAATTTTGAAGCATCGATCAACACTTCGTTATCAACATCTGGACTGTCAAATTCGGTTCTTCCCACAAAATATTGACCTTCTTTTCTATCGATAATACATCTAAAAGTTTGTCCTATTTTTTCTTGATTTAAATCCCAAGAAATTTGCGATTGGATATCCATAATTTCCATAGCACGAGCTTGTTTTACTTCTTCAGGAACATCGTCTTCCAATAAATAGGCGTGTGTATTTTCTTCATGAGAATAGGCAAAACAACCCAATCTTTCGAATTTCATTTCTTGTACCCAATTTTTCAAAATTTCAAAATCTTCTTCTGTTTCACCCGGATAACCAACAATTAATGTTGTTCTAATTGCCATTTCAGGTACTGCAGCACGGAAATCTTTTAAAAGTTGAGTAGTTTTAGCATAAGTTGTTCCTCTGCGCATTGACTTTAGAATATTATCTGAAATATGCTGTAAAGGAATGTCTATGTAATTACAAATTTTTGGTTCTCTTTTCATTAATTCCAAAACATCCATTGGGAATCCAGTAGGAAATGCATAATGCAAACGAATCCACTCAATTCCTTCCACTTTTACTAAGTTTTCAAGTAATTCAGCTAAATTTCTTTTTTTGTATAAATCTAAACCGTAATAAGTTAAATCTTGAGCTATAAGAATTAATTCTTTTACTCCGTTTTTGGCTAAACCTTCCGCTTCTTTTACTAATTTTTCTATTGGTTGAGAAACATGTTTTCCTCTCATTAAAGGAATTGCGCAAAAACTACAAGGTCTGTCGCAACCTTCGGCAATCTTTAAGTATGCATAATTTTTAGGAGTTGTTGTAATTCGTTCTCCAAGTAATTCATGCTTATAATCTGCACCAAGTGCTTTTAATAATAAAGGTAATTCGGTAGTTCCGAAATATTGGTCAACATTTGGAATTTCTTTCTCTAAATCTGGTCTGTATCTTTCAGATAAACAGCCAGTAACAAATACTTTATCAACAATTCCTTTTTCTTTTTTATCTGCATATTCAAGAATTGTATTTACTGACTCCGCTTTTGCATTATCAATAAATCCACAAGTATTAATTACAACTATATTTCCTTCTTGCTCATGAACTACATCTTTTCCGCTAGCTTTTAATTGTCCCATCAACACTTCGCTATCATAAGTGTTTTTTGAACAACCAAGAGTTATGACATTTATTTTATTTTTCTTTAAAGATTTTGTTCTCATTTCATTTAAATTGGAGTGCAAAATTACACTATTTATTTCTATTTCTTAAAAAATAAAACCATTCCAATAATGGAATGGTTTGCTTTTAAATTGTATTATTTGATTAAAAATTAATGGAATAGGTAAATGTAACCGTATTATTTTTTTTGTTTATTCTTGCTGCATCATATATTCCTGAAGATAAAAGTGTTTGATTCATGTTTCTGTATTCGTGAGCATAAGCCAAATCAATTCTATTTTCACCAAAAGTATAACCAATACCACCTGAATATCCTGTTAAATCTCCAAAGGCTTCATCAACTTTATATGGGCTTTCATCAAAACGATATCCTGCACGAATAGAAAATTGTTTGATTTTATATTCACCACCAAGCCTAACTTCAATTGCATTATCTAAGTTTGAACTCATGTTAGAGTTTAGGCTAATATAAGGTTGTTGATTTTTTGGCTTAAATCTAGTAGTTGAATAATCTTTCATTGAGACATCAGCACTTAAAAGACCTTTTTTTCCAAAAATATAGGCTAAACTTCCAGTCCATTTATTAGGTGTTTGAATTTTATAAGGTAAATATTCTTGTGTGTCTTGATATGAAAATGGTGTTGAATTATTATCTTGATTATTAAGACTTGTAGTTGCAACACCTTGTGTTAATTGGTCAGTTAATCGGAACCATGTTGGTGATTCATATGAAAGACCTAATCTTATACTTTCAACTGGACTATAAATTGCGCCTAAATTAAAAGAAAATCCATTACCAAAAGTATCAAGTTGATTTTCGAAAATAATTTCTGCAATTGTTGAACCAGTTTCATATTCAGGATTATTATTGCTTTCGTAAACAGTAAAGTATTTTTGTATGTCTACAATATGGAAGTTTAGATTAACTCCCAAAAATAATTTGTTTTTATAAGCTGTAGCAAAATTAGCGGTTAACTTTCCGTTATATCCACTAGAATTTATATAATTCTCTTGATAAAAATTTCCTCCATTTGGAATATTTGTGTAATAATCAGTGTTGTTTGCACTATTTGTTACTGATTCAAAAATATAAGTATCATAACCAAGATATGCTTGCTGTTCGTTGAAGTATAATTGGTTGAAATTATAATCAGTCAATATGTTTAGTGGAATTCCTTGAGCAAAATTCAAAAAATAATTTCCAATAGAATTATAAGGATTTGTTCCAGCAGAAAAAAGAGTGTTATTGAAATTATTAGTATTTTCAAAATTTACAGCTAGAGAGAATTTTTGCCAATCATTCTCAGGATTTTTATCCTCAAAAACAAAAACAGCACCAGCTTGATTTATGTCTAAAGTATTATCATTTTCAATTGTTTTTGTGCCAAAATAATTTGATTTATTTCTAACATTGAAACTTGATAATGAAATTGAAGCAAAATTATTTGTAAAAAATACTGAACCAGCAGGATTTTGATTTAATGAAGATAGATCACCTCCAACGGCACCAAATGCTCCGCTCATAGCTCTGTATCTTGCAGTTCCGGTAATATTGTCAACAGCTAATCTTAAAGCATCATCAACAGTTGTTTCTTGGGCTTTTATTGAAAATATAGTCAGACCAAAAAACAAAAAGGAATATATTTTTTTCATAGTTTTTTAATAAAGTTGGAATAACAATTATCTTCTTCCTCCAGATGAACGTCCTCCACCAGATGAACCACCAGATGATCTTCCTCCGCCAGAACTACCTGACGAGTATGAACGAGTTCCGCTATAATTGCTAGAGCTTGGTGATGAATAGGAACGAGTAGGTGTAGTAGTGCTTGAATTTGGATTTGTTCTAACACTATTGTTTCTAGTTCCTGAACTATACGGATTAGAAGTTGTTGAAGAGTTTCCTCTTGTTCCTGAATAATTATTTGATCTTACACTATTATTTCTTGTTGTAGAGAAAGAATTTCCTCGTGTTGAGCTTCTTGAATTTCCAAACGCAGTATTTCTTGTTCCGTTTATAACGCTATAGTTATTTCTTCCAGCTCTATTTCCGTTATAATAGTAATTGTTTCCTCTTCTACCACCATTCCAATTGGTGTAATATCCATTATAGCCCCAATATGGACTGTAATAAAAATTGTTATAGCCCCAATAATTTCCGTACCAACCATTCCATCCCCATCCTGGTCCGTACCAACTATTCCAACCCCAACCCCAACTTGGTCCATACCAACTATTCCATCCAAATCCCCAATTCCAATTATTGTAACCCCAATAGTTTCCATACCAATAGTTATTCCAATATCCATAACCCCAGTTGTTGTCGTAAACATTTACTACAACAGTTTGAGGATTATTGCCCCAACTTGAATAACTTTCATTGTATTCTGAATTACTTTTTGTTTTTGTAGAATCACTCATTGAGTTATATCGTTCTACATCTAAAAAAATTTCATTGTCATCTTGATTTAACGAGCTAAAATACTCTTGATATTCATTGCTTTTGGCTTTCGAGCTGTTTTCAGTATTGTTGTTTTTAGAATAAACACCATCATTATCATAATAGGATGCATTTTGATAAGATCCACATGAAGTAAGTAATAGCATTACACATCCAATTAAGTAAAAACTGGATGTTTTTTTTGTTGATAGGAGAATAGTTTTCATAATCGATAGCTTTTTTTATTGTTGGACTATACAAAAATAGTTAGTTTTGCTGAATAATTTAGTTAAAAAAAAATAAACAATATTTGTGCCAAAATATTCAATATGAGCAAGAATCTAACAAAAAGAGAAGAAGATTATTCAAAATGGTATAATGAACTAGTAGTTAAAGCTGATTTAGCTGAAAATTCAGGTGTTCGTGGTTGCATGGTAATTAAACCCTATGGATACGCAATTTGGGAAAAAATGCAAGCAGAATTGGATAAAATGTTTAAAGAAACAGGTCATAGTAATGCCTATTTTCCTCTTTTTGTTCCTAAAAGCATGTTTGAAGCAGAAGAAAAGAACGCAGAAGGTTTTGCTAAAGAATGTGCTATTGTTACTCATTATAGATTAAAAAATGATGAGGATAAACCTGGAAGGCTAATGGTAGATCCAAATGCAAAATTGGAAGAAGAATTAATTGTTAGACCAACCAGTGAAGCCATTATTTGGAGTACTTATAAAAATTGGATTCAATCTTATAGAGATTTACCATTATTGATAAATCAATGGGCTAATGTTGTTCGGTGGGAAATGAGAACAAGATTGTTTTTGAGAACAGCTGAGTTTTTATGGCAAGAAGGTCATACAGCTCATGCTACAAAAAATGAAGCCCTAGAAGAAACAATTCAAATGATGAATGTTTATGCAGATTTTGCAGAACGTTTTATGGCAATTCCGGTGATAAAAGGTGTAAAGTCAGAAAATGAACGATTTGCTGGAGCAGAAGAAACATATTGTATAGAAGCTTTAATGCAAGATGGAAAAGCTTTACAAGCTGGAACATCTCATTTTTTAGGACAAAATTTTGCTAAAGCATTTGATGTTAAGTTTGCCAATCAAGAGGGGAAACAAGATTATGTTTGGGGTACATCTTGGGGAGTTTCTACCAGATTAATGGGCGCTTTAGTGATGACGCACTCTGATGATAACGGATTAGTTTTACCTCCAAATTTAGCACCAATTCAAGTAGTTATTGTTCCAATATTTAAAACAGATGAAGAGTTTGACGCAATTTCAGAAGTGGCTAATGAATTAGTATCACAATTTAGAAGAGCAAATGTTTCTGTAAAATTTGATAATAGAACAACTCATAAACCTGGTTTTAAATTTGCTGAATGGGAATTAAAAGGTGTTCCTATTCGAATTGCTGTAGGACCAAAAGATTTAGAAAATGGAACTTTTGAGATAGCTAGAAGAGATACTCTAACAAAAGAAGTTAAAGCGAAAGAAGGAATAGTAAATTATATAACAGAATTGCTTGATATTATTCAAAAAGAATTATTTGAAAAAGCACTTAATTATAGAAATAATCATATTACGGAAGTAAATTCTTTTGAAGAGTTTAAAAATGTTTTAGAAAATAAAACAGGTTTTGTTTCTGCACATTGGGATGGAACAGGTGAAACGGAAGAAAAAATTAAAGAAGTAACCAAAGCAACTATACGTTGTATTCCTTTGGATAGAAAATTTGAGAATGGAAATTGTGTTTTTTCAGGAAAGGAATCCGTTGGAAGAGTGTTGTTTGCAAAAGCGTATTAAAATATTTTAAAAAAAAATTATCTTTACTCTTGCGAAAATAAAAAATAGTTGTATTTTTGCATCCGCATTGAGAAAGATGGCCCGTTCGTCTATCGGTTAGGACGCCAGGTTTTCATCCTGGTAAGAGGGGTTCGATTCCCCTACGGGCTACAAATTTACATAATAGAAAAAAGAAAAAATGGCAAATCATAAGTCAGCTTTAAAAAGAATCAGAAGTAACGAGAAGAAAAGAGTGTTAAATAGATATCAACACAAAACAACTCGTAATGCTATTAAGGCATTAAGAATGGCAACTGATAAATCAGATGCAGCTGCTAAGTTGTCTGCTGTAATTTCTATGATTGATAAATTAGCTAAGAAAAATGTTATTCATGATAACAAAGCAGCTAACTTAAAATCTAAATTAACTAAGCACGTAGCTAAACTTTAATACAAAGTTTTTATAGATATTAAAAAGCACTCAAATTGAGTGCTTTTTTTTATAGTTT
The window above is part of the Flavobacterium sp. PMTSA4 genome. Proteins encoded here:
- the rimO gene encoding 30S ribosomal protein S12 methylthiotransferase RimO, producing MRTKSLKKNKINVITLGCSKNTYDSEVLMGQLKASGKDVVHEQEGNIVVINTCGFIDNAKAESVNTILEYADKKEKGIVDKVFVTGCLSERYRPDLEKEIPNVDQYFGTTELPLLLKALGADYKHELLGERITTTPKNYAYLKIAEGCDRPCSFCAIPLMRGKHVSQPIEKLVKEAEGLAKNGVKELILIAQDLTYYGLDLYKKRNLAELLENLVKVEGIEWIRLHYAFPTGFPMDVLELMKREPKICNYIDIPLQHISDNILKSMRRGTTYAKTTQLLKDFRAAVPEMAIRTTLIVGYPGETEEDFEILKNWVQEMKFERLGCFAYSHEENTHAYLLEDDVPEEVKQARAMEIMDIQSQISWDLNQEKIGQTFRCIIDRKEGQYFVGRTEFDSPDVDNEVLIDASKFYLKTGDFTNIKITDATEFDLYGEPENN
- a CDS encoding DUF4369 domain-containing protein; translated protein: MRKLILSLLLVISIVSCKKEEQSTKNFVLTGNIKGLKEGKLYIQRVNDTLLVPIDSIIISGDSNFKSEFDLESAEMLYLFLDRGVTNSLDNNIPFFAEPGKMNIETSLDFFTSDAKITGSKNQELYEEYKKVVSRYVDRDLDLITKRFEAYKRKDNAEIAKIQEEQDALKKRKYLYSVNFAKNNPDAEISPYIALAEISDIKFKYLDTIKKYMSPRVSKTLYGKKFMEYYAERQKIEK
- the proS gene encoding proline--tRNA ligase translates to MSKNLTKREEDYSKWYNELVVKADLAENSGVRGCMVIKPYGYAIWEKMQAELDKMFKETGHSNAYFPLFVPKSMFEAEEKNAEGFAKECAIVTHYRLKNDEDKPGRLMVDPNAKLEEELIVRPTSEAIIWSTYKNWIQSYRDLPLLINQWANVVRWEMRTRLFLRTAEFLWQEGHTAHATKNEALEETIQMMNVYADFAERFMAIPVIKGVKSENERFAGAEETYCIEALMQDGKALQAGTSHFLGQNFAKAFDVKFANQEGKQDYVWGTSWGVSTRLMGALVMTHSDDNGLVLPPNLAPIQVVIVPIFKTDEEFDAISEVANELVSQFRRANVSVKFDNRTTHKPGFKFAEWELKGVPIRIAVGPKDLENGTFEIARRDTLTKEVKAKEGIVNYITELLDIIQKELFEKALNYRNNHITEVNSFEEFKNVLENKTGFVSAHWDGTGETEEKIKEVTKATIRCIPLDRKFENGNCVFSGKESVGRVLFAKAY
- a CDS encoding B12-binding domain-containing radical SAM protein, with the translated sequence MKDILLITPPFTQLNTPYPATAYLKGFLNTKSIDSFQMDLGIEVILELFSRNGLENLFKTSNFRFDSSSENSQRIFSLHEDYINTIDASIAFLQGKTPSLARQICSRNFLPEASRFDQLDDMEWAFGSMGMQDKAKHFTTLYIEDLSDFIVENVDENFGFSRYAERLGRSANSFDELYAKLTAKPTFIDHITLKILKNRVEDIQPKLVLISVPFPGNLYSAFRSAKWIKENYPEIKIAMGGGFPNTELRDLKDERVFDFFDFITLDDGELPVELLFENVNNLSLNEFKRTFLLEDNLVIYKNNSQRKDYKQSEVGTPDYSDLLLDKYISVIEIANPMHSLWSDGRWNKLTMAHGCYWGKCTFCDISLDYIKLYEPIAAKILVDRMEELIFQTGENGFHFVDEAAPPALMREVALEILRRKLIVTWWTNIRFEKSFTRDLCILLKESGCIAVSGGLEVASDRLLELIKKGVTVEQVAQVTRNFTESGIMVHAYLMYGYPTQTVQETIDSLEMVRQMFEVGVLQSGFWHQFAMTAHSPVGMFPEEFGVIPQVNEITFAHNDIDFKDKTGINHDKFSFGLKKSLFNYMHGICFEYDLQDWFDFKIPRTKIEADFIVSCLEKEDSLAVKPTAKILWIGGKPILEHFIKSKKGNSWEMAKMIFHDKTEVIEIVLEKDRAFWLMNTLEKISINNSSMLTFSQLKQDFEQDFDDFELFWFSKPIQKLSEKNLLVF
- a CDS encoding OmpP1/FadL family transporter, giving the protein MKKIYSFLFFGLTIFSIKAQETTVDDALRLAVDNITGTARYRAMSGAFGAVGGDLSSLNQNPAGSVFFTNNFASISLSSFNVRNKSNYFGTKTIENDNTLDINQAGAVFVFEDKNPENDWQKFSLAVNFENTNNFNNTLFSAGTNPYNSIGNYFLNFAQGIPLNILTDYNFNQLYFNEQQAYLGYDTYIFESVTNSANNTDYYTNIPNGGNFYQENYINSSGYNGKLTANFATAYKNKLFLGVNLNFHIVDIQKYFTVYESNNNPEYETGSTIAEIIFENQLDTFGNGFSFNLGAIYSPVESIRLGLSYESPTWFRLTDQLTQGVATTSLNNQDNNSTPFSYQDTQEYLPYKIQTPNKWTGSLAYIFGKKGLLSADVSMKDYSTTRFKPKNQQPYISLNSNMSSNLDNAIEVRLGGEYKIKQFSIRAGYRFDESPYKVDEAFGDLTGYSGGIGYTFGENRIDLAYAHEYRNMNQTLLSSGIYDAARINKKNNTVTFTYSINF
- the rpsT gene encoding 30S ribosomal protein S20, whose amino-acid sequence is MANHKSALKRIRSNEKKRVLNRYQHKTTRNAIKALRMATDKSDAAAKLSAVISMIDKLAKKNVIHDNKAANLKSKLTKHVAKL